Proteins co-encoded in one Capnocytophaga ochracea DSM 7271 genomic window:
- a CDS encoding endonuclease/exonuclease/phosphatase family protein — translation MKRIVFLMVSFILMTPYINAQEKKKFAVRTVAFYNVENLFDTINDPHKFDDDRTPEGADRWTSKVYNDHVHKIAKVISEIGSDVTKHAPDIVGLAEIENEAVVRDLINTEYLKRYNYGIVHYESPDARGVDVALIYKKSVFKPTASFPHPLYLTKDDGKPLYTRDQLLVSGELDGEMIHFIVNHWPSRFGGEAKSRPSREKAAALNKKIIDSLLSKDPNAKVIAMGDFNDDPINSGFKNVLKTKDKKEDVKQGELFNPMEAMLKKGMGTLAYQDGWNLFDQFYFTYDLLKEDKSSYRYWKTGIFNRSYLANPKGRYKGYPFRSMSNGNYTWGYSDHFPVYMYLIRELK, via the coding sequence ATGAAAAGAATAGTATTTTTAATGGTGTCGTTCATCTTGATGACACCTTACATAAACGCACAAGAGAAAAAGAAGTTTGCTGTGAGAACCGTTGCTTTTTACAACGTTGAGAACCTTTTCGACACGATTAATGACCCTCATAAGTTTGATGATGACCGCACTCCTGAGGGAGCTGACCGCTGGACGAGTAAGGTGTATAACGACCACGTACACAAGATAGCCAAAGTAATTTCGGAAATAGGAAGTGATGTTACCAAACACGCCCCTGATATAGTAGGTCTTGCCGAAATAGAAAACGAAGCGGTAGTGAGAGACCTTATCAATACCGAATATTTGAAGAGATATAATTATGGGATTGTACATTACGAATCACCCGACGCTCGTGGGGTGGATGTAGCTCTCATCTACAAAAAAAGCGTGTTTAAACCCACTGCTTCATTTCCACACCCTTTATACCTCACCAAAGATGACGGGAAGCCTCTTTACACTCGCGATCAACTGTTAGTAAGTGGTGAATTGGACGGTGAAATGATTCATTTTATAGTAAACCACTGGCCTTCGCGTTTTGGAGGAGAAGCTAAAAGTAGACCCAGTCGTGAAAAAGCGGCGGCTTTGAACAAGAAAATTATAGATTCACTCCTCAGCAAAGACCCTAATGCTAAAGTGATAGCAATGGGTGACTTTAACGACGACCCTATTAACTCAGGCTTTAAGAATGTGTTAAAGACCAAAGACAAAAAAGAAGATGTAAAACAAGGAGAGTTATTTAACCCTATGGAGGCTATGCTGAAAAAAGGAATGGGAACGTTAGCCTATCAGGACGGCTGGAATCTTTTTGACCAGTTTTACTTTACTTATGATTTGCTAAAAGAAGACAAGAGTAGTTACCGCTACTGGAAAACGGGGATATTCAATCGCTCGTATTTGGCTAACCCCAAAGGACGCTATAAGGGATATCCTTTCCGCAGTATGAGCAATGGTAATTACAC
- a CDS encoding penicillin-binding protein 1A codes for MNLKNISFKKLLTQGGLALATLLSRLLEGCIALASMVYKLLRYALKVLWAVFIFALLIIPYGIFRLYQGYKNRKNAPKKEQEQIVYTGNIFHRSWQWLRAKPYQFYLKCIGIPIGIGVGGILLLILLIYFGAFGKLPSEEDLKELRQSEASLVYDYENQLIGKFYIFDRTKIEYKDFPPYLINALIATEDERFYLHKGVDTKSLFRVFFKSLLLQDDSSGGGSTVTMQLAKNIYGRGQRYGKLSMPIHKIKEMIIARRIEKVYSKEEILTLYLNTVPFSDNTYGIESAAQRFFDKSARDLTLNEAATLIGTLKATNSYNPRTSPKRSEERRNVVLAQMKKNNLLTEDDFKVHTRDTLKTTATTAEKDGVAPYLVEQIRLLLPELLKDVKKPDGSAYNIYKDGLRIYTTIDKTMQEYAEKAVEKHLTSLQQDFEQTYGKRAPWNLDSDWFKEEVKKLPAYKELEEQKLSEAQIWAKLSEKKPMDLSFYTEDSIKRHSTLDSLSRFIRILNTGFVSVEPQTGAIKTYVGGADFRYFKYDHILQSRRQVGSVFKPIVYATALEMGMPVCTHFSPLPLTYADYEYWSPRNASKTDDDPNIYYSVCKGLRESLNTIAVQTLFYAGLKNVIKKTRQLGITSPLPNVPSIALGSAELSVIEVAKAYTAFANKGVPVEPYFITRIENKKGEVIWERKPKVLAPALSERTAQIMIQMMRSTVNEGTASRMRGQYGLTNDLAGKTGTTQDNKDGWFAGMLPNLVMITWVGNDQQIGFKSTRLGQGANSALPIAALFVSQLNRNSKYKDLTRATFKVSEEIRTEVTECEPTVREGFFDRLLSNTPKDTIRAGDVHYRIYERKGKLNNVEDEEDISVDDVVNPANTPAPAPSTQTATQEGKEKKKGLLDRIFSRSTTGD; via the coding sequence ATGAATCTGAAAAATATATCGTTTAAGAAGCTACTTACACAAGGCGGTCTTGCGCTTGCTACCCTGCTATCACGGTTGTTAGAAGGCTGTATCGCTTTGGCTTCGATGGTATATAAATTACTACGTTATGCCTTAAAAGTGCTCTGGGCGGTATTTATCTTCGCTTTGCTTATAATTCCTTATGGTATTTTTAGACTTTACCAAGGATATAAGAATAGAAAAAACGCTCCGAAAAAGGAACAGGAACAGATAGTATATACAGGCAACATATTCCACCGCAGTTGGCAATGGTTGCGGGCTAAACCTTATCAGTTTTACCTCAAATGCATAGGTATACCGATTGGGATAGGCGTAGGAGGTATACTGTTGCTCATCTTGTTAATTTACTTTGGGGCTTTTGGCAAGTTACCCTCAGAGGAGGATTTGAAAGAGTTGCGCCAATCGGAAGCGAGTCTTGTTTATGATTACGAGAACCAATTGATAGGGAAATTTTATATCTTCGACCGTACTAAAATAGAATACAAGGACTTTCCTCCTTATCTTATCAACGCACTTATCGCTACCGAAGACGAGCGTTTTTACTTGCACAAAGGGGTAGACACGAAGAGTTTGTTTAGGGTTTTCTTTAAATCACTGCTTTTGCAAGACGACTCATCGGGAGGGGGAAGTACTGTTACAATGCAGTTGGCTAAAAATATTTATGGGCGTGGGCAGCGCTACGGGAAACTTTCGATGCCTATACACAAAATCAAAGAGATGATTATAGCCAGACGCATAGAAAAGGTATACAGCAAGGAGGAAATCTTGACGCTTTACCTCAATACTGTGCCTTTCAGCGATAATACTTACGGGATAGAAAGTGCGGCGCAACGATTCTTTGACAAATCGGCGAGAGACCTTACGCTTAATGAAGCGGCTACGCTTATCGGTACGCTTAAAGCGACGAATAGCTATAATCCGCGTACCTCACCCAAGCGCAGTGAAGAGCGTCGGAATGTGGTATTGGCACAGATGAAGAAAAACAACTTGCTGACCGAAGACGACTTTAAAGTTCATACCAGAGACACTCTTAAAACTACGGCAACTACGGCTGAAAAAGATGGTGTAGCGCCTTATCTTGTAGAGCAAATACGCTTACTATTACCTGAACTGCTGAAAGACGTGAAGAAGCCAGACGGTTCGGCTTATAATATCTATAAAGATGGATTGCGCATCTATACGACCATTGACAAGACAATGCAGGAATATGCTGAGAAAGCAGTGGAAAAGCATTTGACATCGTTACAACAAGATTTTGAACAGACTTATGGCAAACGTGCTCCTTGGAACTTGGACAGTGACTGGTTTAAGGAAGAAGTGAAGAAGTTGCCTGCTTATAAAGAACTTGAAGAGCAAAAACTCTCGGAAGCGCAGATATGGGCGAAGCTGAGTGAGAAGAAGCCAATGGATTTATCTTTCTATACCGAAGACAGTATCAAAAGGCATAGTACATTGGACAGTTTGTCGCGTTTTATACGCATATTAAACACGGGATTTGTGAGTGTAGAGCCTCAAACAGGGGCAATTAAAACTTATGTGGGTGGAGCAGACTTCCGCTACTTTAAGTACGACCATATCCTACAAAGCCGTCGCCAAGTGGGCTCAGTTTTTAAACCGATAGTATACGCTACTGCCTTAGAGATGGGAATGCCTGTGTGCACGCACTTTTCGCCACTGCCTTTGACCTATGCTGATTACGAATATTGGTCGCCACGCAACGCTTCTAAGACTGACGATGACCCTAACATATATTACTCAGTATGCAAAGGATTGCGAGAATCATTGAACACCATAGCAGTACAAACGCTCTTTTATGCGGGGCTAAAGAATGTGATAAAGAAAACACGACAGTTAGGCATCACTTCTCCCTTACCGAATGTGCCTTCGATAGCATTGGGTTCGGCTGAACTATCGGTGATAGAAGTAGCTAAGGCTTATACGGCTTTTGCGAACAAAGGAGTGCCTGTAGAGCCTTATTTTATCACCCGAATAGAGAACAAAAAAGGGGAAGTAATATGGGAACGCAAACCTAAGGTTTTAGCTCCTGCACTGAGTGAACGCACTGCGCAAATAATGATACAGATGATGCGCTCGACCGTGAACGAAGGTACCGCATCACGTATGCGTGGACAATACGGACTTACGAATGACCTTGCGGGTAAAACAGGTACGACCCAAGACAATAAAGACGGTTGGTTTGCGGGAATGCTCCCCAACCTTGTGATGATTACGTGGGTGGGTAACGACCAGCAGATAGGGTTTAAAAGTACGCGTTTGGGACAAGGAGCTAACTCGGCATTGCCTATTGCTGCCTTGTTTGTATCGCAACTGAACCGCAACAGCAAGTATAAAGACCTAACGCGAGCTACTTTTAAGGTAAGCGAAGAGATACGTACGGAGGTAACTGAATGTGAGCCTACTGTACGCGAAGGTTTCTTTGACCGCCTTTTGAGCAATACTCCCAAAGATACCATAAGAGCAGGAGATGTGCATTATCGGATTTATGAGCGCAAAGGTAAGCTGAACAATGTGGAAGATGAGGAAGATATATCGGTAGACGATGTGGTAAATCCTGCAAATACCCCTGCGCCAGCACCAAGCACTCAAACAGCTACACAGGAGGGAAAAGAAAAGAAAAAAGGGCTTTTGGATAGGATTTTTAGTCGTAGCACGACAGGCGATTAG
- a CDS encoding SusC/RagA family TonB-linked outer membrane protein, with protein MEIKKILFFFLMFSLTVTLHAQQITVQGTVYEEGTKNPIPGANVIVKGTTQGTSTDFEGHYTLPNVPSNAVLEVSFVGMQTQNVKVAGRSRINVTLRENTQELKEVVVIGYGAAQKRDLTGSIVSLKTDEFADRPSTNPLASIQGKVAGVQIVNTGRAGQDPEIRIRGTNSINGYTPLYVVDGLFTDNINYLNPQDIESMEILKDPSSLAIFGVRGANGVIIITTKKAKKGQTVVNINSSVGLKVINDRVAMTDAEGFKTLYDEELANKGANPFDYTHWQANTDWQDEIFRRAWVSNHNVSVASSGEKGRFYMGAGYTDEEGSIKHEKLSKLTLNLSSDYNVTDFLRFGFQANGSRILPADGRGVEAALKAVPIAPVKDENTGLFYDMPNFQNAQVYNPMIRIEEQANNAKASIHRLTGNIYGELKFLKDFTFKATFSADYNVHEERKFDPLTYVYSPLTRDKKHIGGQYETLSQSKATTLRTQQDYILSFKKQWGKHNLNAMTGLTTDYKEYSKLNGARSQHMDDIIFSPNGNTDKWWLSSFGAKNSSNGSSQNRRFTMSYLLRTLYNYDNRYLLNASYRRDGASVFHRLGNTWDNFYSFGAGWVLSEEAFMKNQKVVDYLKLKGSWGVLGNQNTGNDYPLYPRLVSSSSAVFGDRIITGYVPAYLVQNLGWEKTYAWEAGAEFRFLGNRLSVEPVYYHKKTKDLIVNLPSLAGTQNSLENLGEIENKGWEISASWQDQLKESGFSYGVSANITTIDNKVLSLGRNAEYAVYSGPNDVARSLEGYPIGHFYGYRVIGVYQNYQDIANSPVNSFGAKPGDLKFADLNGDGVIDTKDREMIGNPTPDLTYGFSLNLGYKGFDLSAEFMGAYGNEIYRGWGESGYATLNYQAHRLNRWHGEGTSNWEPIVDNSRPINRMNSSYYIEDGSFFRLRNVQLGYSLPQDVLQRFKVQKLRFYANMQNLKTWHKNTGYVPEIGGSALSFGIDTGTYPMPMIITYGVNITF; from the coding sequence ATGGAAATAAAGAAAATATTGTTTTTCTTCCTGATGTTTTCTCTAACCGTTACCCTGCACGCTCAGCAAATTACCGTACAAGGTACCGTTTATGAAGAAGGGACTAAAAACCCCATTCCAGGAGCAAACGTAATTGTAAAGGGTACTACCCAGGGTACTTCTACCGACTTCGAAGGGCACTATACACTTCCCAATGTGCCCTCCAATGCCGTCTTAGAAGTCAGCTTCGTAGGTATGCAGACCCAAAATGTAAAAGTAGCAGGACGCTCCCGCATTAATGTTACTTTAAGAGAAAATACTCAAGAGCTCAAAGAAGTAGTAGTGATTGGGTATGGAGCCGCTCAGAAACGAGACCTTACAGGCTCTATTGTCAGTCTTAAAACCGATGAATTTGCTGACCGTCCGTCTACCAACCCCTTAGCCTCTATCCAAGGGAAGGTAGCTGGGGTGCAAATCGTTAATACAGGGCGTGCAGGGCAAGACCCCGAAATCCGTATTCGCGGTACAAACTCTATCAACGGTTATACACCTCTGTATGTAGTCGATGGGCTCTTTACCGATAATATCAACTACCTCAACCCGCAGGATATCGAGTCTATGGAAATCCTCAAAGACCCCTCGTCTCTCGCAATCTTCGGGGTTCGTGGTGCCAATGGGGTGATTATCATCACAACCAAAAAAGCCAAAAAAGGACAAACAGTCGTAAATATCAATTCTTCCGTAGGATTAAAAGTCATCAACGACCGTGTTGCAATGACTGATGCCGAAGGCTTTAAAACTCTTTATGACGAAGAGTTAGCCAATAAAGGCGCCAATCCGTTTGATTATACCCATTGGCAAGCTAATACCGATTGGCAAGATGAAATCTTCCGCCGTGCGTGGGTGTCCAATCATAACGTGAGCGTAGCTAGTTCAGGCGAGAAAGGGCGCTTTTATATGGGGGCAGGCTATACCGATGAAGAAGGCTCTATCAAGCACGAAAAACTCTCCAAACTCACTCTCAACCTCAGTAGCGATTACAACGTAACCGACTTTCTGCGCTTTGGTTTCCAAGCCAACGGATCACGTATCCTACCTGCCGACGGACGCGGTGTAGAAGCAGCACTCAAAGCGGTTCCTATTGCCCCCGTGAAAGATGAAAATACAGGTTTGTTTTACGATATGCCTAACTTCCAAAATGCACAGGTATACAATCCTATGATACGTATAGAAGAACAAGCTAATAATGCTAAAGCTTCTATTCACCGTTTAACAGGGAACATCTATGGAGAATTGAAGTTCTTGAAAGACTTTACTTTTAAAGCTACTTTCTCCGCCGATTATAACGTCCACGAAGAACGCAAATTCGACCCTCTTACCTATGTGTATAGTCCTTTAACTCGCGATAAAAAACACATAGGAGGACAGTATGAAACTCTTTCACAATCTAAGGCAACCACTTTGCGCACTCAGCAAGATTACATACTTTCATTTAAAAAGCAATGGGGGAAACACAACCTCAATGCAATGACAGGGCTCACTACTGATTATAAAGAATATTCTAAGTTAAATGGAGCGCGTAGTCAGCATATGGACGATATTATCTTTTCTCCTAACGGCAATACCGATAAATGGTGGCTTTCTTCTTTTGGAGCTAAGAATTCTTCCAATGGTTCTTCACAAAACAGACGCTTTACGATGTCTTACCTTCTTAGAACTCTTTATAATTACGACAATCGTTATTTGCTCAACGCTTCTTATCGCCGTGATGGAGCTTCAGTATTTCATCGCTTGGGTAATACGTGGGACAACTTCTACTCCTTTGGCGCAGGTTGGGTACTCAGTGAAGAAGCCTTTATGAAAAACCAAAAAGTAGTAGATTACCTCAAACTAAAAGGTTCTTGGGGTGTGCTAGGTAACCAAAACACAGGCAATGACTATCCTCTTTACCCTAGATTAGTAAGTTCAAGTAGTGCTGTTTTTGGCGACCGTATTATTACAGGCTATGTACCTGCCTATTTAGTACAAAACTTAGGTTGGGAAAAGACCTATGCGTGGGAAGCCGGTGCCGAGTTCCGTTTCTTGGGCAATCGCCTCAGTGTAGAGCCTGTTTACTATCACAAGAAAACCAAAGACCTTATTGTAAATCTGCCTAGCCTTGCAGGTACACAAAACTCTTTGGAGAACCTCGGAGAGATAGAGAATAAAGGTTGGGAAATTTCAGCCTCTTGGCAAGACCAACTCAAAGAAAGCGGATTTAGTTATGGTGTAAGTGCCAATATTACCACTATTGATAACAAAGTGCTTTCATTAGGTCGTAATGCTGAGTATGCTGTTTATAGTGGTCCAAACGACGTAGCGCGTAGCTTGGAAGGTTATCCTATTGGTCATTTTTACGGCTACAGAGTGATTGGTGTATATCAAAATTATCAGGACATTGCCAATTCTCCAGTAAATTCTTTTGGAGCTAAACCTGGTGACCTTAAATTTGCCGACCTCAACGGTGATGGTGTGATAGACACTAAAGACCGTGAGATGATAGGTAATCCTACCCCAGATCTTACCTATGGTTTTAGTCTCAATCTCGGCTACAAAGGCTTTGACCTTTCAGCAGAGTTTATGGGAGCTTATGGCAACGAAATCTATCGCGGTTGGGGCGAAAGTGGTTATGCGACCCTTAACTACCAAGCACACCGCTTGAACCGTTGGCACGGCGAAGGCACTTCCAATTGGGAACCTATTGTAGATAACAGTCGCCCCATCAATCGTATGAACTCTTCATACTATATAGAAGATGGTAGCTTTTTCCGCTTGCGCAACGTGCAGTTAGGCTATAGCTTGCCACAAGACGTATTACAACGTTTCAAAGTACAGAAATTGCGCTTCTATGCTAATATGCAAAACCTAAAAACTTGGCATAAAAACACAGGCTATGTTCCCGAAATAGGAGGTAGTGCCTTATCTTTTGGTATTGATACGGGTACTTACCCTATGCCAATGATTATTACTTACGGTGTAAATATCACTTTTTAA
- a CDS encoding RagB/SusD family nutrient uptake outer membrane protein has protein sequence MKKNINHIIAIGLMATSVALFTHCNKFDQEPQGEWYEGEQKGAAGTYEAEVFGMYGKMRASSITSGLPALAVHSFRSEDAEKGSNAGDSADSKNVDEFNYVATNALVSQYYDGNYELIFAANTVIDKINNADQASLAETDKVNRGEAHFFRAYAFFNLVRAFGEVPLINFSVKSRDEANKPKASVENIYAQIDADLAIAERDLPRMWPTTFVGRLTWGAARALHARTYMMRSNWQEMYSASVDVINSGLYNLSADYNKIFRETGENGPGSIFELQCTFDKAYGAEQVGSTFAQVQGVRGSGQWDFGWGFNCPTQLLADAFEAGDPRKDETLLYFAKNIAEANAMQPNTPYGEKPIANNDVVNKYYNKKVYTDPALRRTNSKFGYWFNIRLIRYSDVLLMAAEAANELGNSAEALTYLEQVRARARRTSSTPVLPAVTTTNQSDLRKAIRHERRVELGMEFDRFYDLVRWNIDVETLHNANKASYQVKHRLFPLPQTQIDRSNGVLVQNPNY, from the coding sequence ATGAAAAAGAATATAAACCATATTATAGCAATAGGATTAATGGCAACAAGTGTTGCCCTCTTCACCCATTGCAACAAGTTCGACCAAGAGCCTCAAGGCGAATGGTATGAAGGAGAACAAAAAGGAGCAGCTGGTACTTATGAAGCCGAAGTATTCGGGATGTATGGTAAAATGCGAGCTTCTTCTATCACGTCAGGATTACCAGCTTTGGCGGTACACAGCTTTCGCAGTGAAGATGCCGAAAAAGGCTCTAACGCAGGAGATTCAGCTGATTCTAAGAATGTAGACGAATTCAATTACGTAGCTACCAATGCTCTTGTATCACAGTATTACGACGGAAACTATGAATTGATTTTCGCAGCCAATACCGTAATTGACAAGATTAATAATGCTGATCAAGCCTCTTTGGCAGAAACAGATAAAGTGAACAGAGGAGAAGCTCATTTCTTCCGTGCTTATGCTTTTTTCAATTTGGTGCGCGCTTTTGGTGAAGTACCTCTTATTAACTTCTCGGTGAAAAGTAGAGATGAAGCCAATAAACCAAAAGCATCAGTAGAAAACATTTACGCACAAATTGATGCTGACCTTGCTATTGCCGAGCGCGATTTACCACGAATGTGGCCTACTACTTTTGTAGGACGCCTTACTTGGGGAGCTGCTCGCGCCCTGCACGCTCGCACCTATATGATGCGTAGTAATTGGCAAGAAATGTATAGCGCTTCTGTAGATGTAATTAACTCAGGATTGTATAATCTAAGTGCCGATTACAATAAGATTTTCCGTGAGACAGGCGAGAATGGACCCGGTTCTATTTTTGAATTGCAATGCACTTTTGATAAGGCATACGGAGCAGAACAAGTAGGAAGTACTTTTGCCCAAGTACAAGGAGTACGCGGTTCTGGACAATGGGATTTCGGTTGGGGTTTCAACTGTCCTACTCAACTCTTAGCTGATGCTTTTGAAGCAGGTGACCCTCGCAAAGATGAAACCTTGCTTTATTTTGCTAAAAATATAGCAGAAGCTAACGCTATGCAACCAAACACACCCTATGGCGAAAAACCTATCGCTAATAATGATGTAGTGAATAAGTATTACAACAAGAAAGTATATACTGATCCTGCTTTGCGTCGCACCAATAGCAAGTTTGGTTATTGGTTCAATATTCGTCTTATTCGTTATTCCGATGTACTCTTAATGGCTGCCGAAGCAGCTAATGAGCTTGGCAACAGCGCCGAAGCCCTTACCTACTTGGAACAAGTGCGCGCCCGTGCAAGACGAACTAGTAGTACCCCCGTGCTTCCTGCCGTTACTACCACTAATCAAAGTGATTTGCGTAAGGCTATTCGTCACGAGCGCCGTGTAGAACTGGGTATGGAGTTTGACCGCTTTTATGACTTAGTACGTTGGAATATAGATGTAGAAACTCTTCATAATGCAAATAAAGCCTCTTATCAAGTAAAACATCGTTTGTTTCCTTTACCACAAACACAGATAGACCGTTCTAATGGAGTACTCGTTCAAAACCCTAATTATTAA
- a CDS encoding LamG domain-containing protein → MKKYVLYISFMVSLTALTSCFQDLDQDPAFDYPKQPPILDYVKPKLAFTFEDNSEDMSVYKATTQVVGNASYTQGKVKKAYQGADNSYILITPPTTPLNGGKSLHDILSNLGSFSIAFWINAEKPTKAIGLFSLTNNKGFWSYIDLFMEPGNSTQTNGRFKLHLSNGTENGWVDKVIPETLGKWVHLVFRYDATTGKVTIFRNGAEVHSQEFKTLGGIACPNLGTLVVGTLPFQTTPPLTTGAGAQGWAGFYKGQLDQFYFFNEPINDVQIKTLASEK, encoded by the coding sequence ATGAAAAAATATGTATTATATATCAGTTTTATGGTGAGTCTGACAGCCCTTACCAGCTGTTTCCAAGACTTAGACCAAGACCCTGCGTTTGATTATCCCAAGCAACCTCCTATCTTAGACTATGTAAAGCCTAAATTAGCTTTTACTTTTGAAGATAATAGTGAGGATATGAGTGTGTATAAAGCAACCACTCAGGTAGTAGGAAATGCTTCCTATACACAAGGAAAAGTAAAAAAAGCTTATCAAGGAGCTGATAATAGCTATATACTTATCACACCTCCTACTACCCCACTTAATGGTGGTAAATCGTTGCACGATATATTGAGTAACTTAGGTAGTTTTTCTATCGCTTTTTGGATAAATGCCGAAAAACCTACTAAGGCAATAGGATTATTTTCTTTAACCAATAACAAAGGCTTTTGGAGTTATATAGACCTATTTATGGAGCCAGGTAATTCAACTCAAACCAATGGACGTTTTAAACTGCATTTGAGCAACGGTACCGAAAATGGTTGGGTAGATAAGGTAATCCCAGAAACATTAGGCAAATGGGTACATTTGGTCTTTCGTTATGATGCTACCACAGGTAAGGTTACTATTTTTCGGAATGGAGCAGAGGTACATTCGCAAGAGTTTAAGACTTTGGGAGGCATAGCGTGCCCCAACTTAGGTACTCTTGTAGTAGGGACGCTTCCTTTTCAAACTACTCCTCCGCTCACCACTGGGGCAGGTGCACAAGGATGGGCAGGATTCTACAAAGGTCAGTTAGACCAGTTTTATTTCTTTAATGAACCTATTAATGATGTTCAAATAAAAACATTAGCGAGTGAAAAATAG
- a CDS encoding carboxylesterase family protein translates to MKNRYLIIFIIFLYSISISAQNEAYTKGVYVDKQKNSMPYRFLQPKKMEKGKKYPLVLFLHGAGERGNDNESQLRNGGTVFSNPANRDKYPCFVLFPQCPEGAYWSLEKRPEKGYKSDNPLPKDTPITSHLRLVKELLDETLATYPIDPKRVYIMGISMGAIATLDMVYRFPDTFDKAVSICGATNIERMREFKGKTKFRFYHGDIDDVIPVTYSREAYEALKSTGKKVEYIEFYGANHNAWHPAFNTKDFLEWSFR, encoded by the coding sequence GTGAAAAATAGATATTTAATAATTTTTATCATCTTTCTTTACAGCATCAGTATCAGTGCTCAGAATGAGGCGTATACCAAAGGCGTATATGTAGATAAGCAAAAGAACAGTATGCCTTACCGCTTTCTTCAACCTAAAAAAATGGAGAAAGGCAAGAAATACCCTTTGGTGCTCTTCTTGCACGGAGCTGGCGAAAGAGGGAACGATAATGAGAGTCAGTTGCGCAATGGGGGTACAGTGTTTAGCAATCCTGCGAACCGAGATAAGTACCCTTGCTTTGTGCTCTTTCCGCAGTGCCCTGAGGGTGCCTACTGGTCGCTTGAAAAGCGTCCTGAAAAAGGTTACAAAAGCGATAATCCTTTGCCAAAGGACACTCCTATTACCAGTCATTTGCGGTTGGTGAAGGAACTTTTAGACGAGACTTTGGCTACTTACCCTATCGACCCTAAACGAGTGTACATTATGGGCATTTCGATGGGTGCGATTGCTACTTTGGATATGGTGTATCGCTTCCCCGATACGTTTGACAAAGCTGTCTCGATATGTGGGGCGACTAATATAGAGCGTATGCGTGAGTTCAAAGGGAAGACAAAATTCCGCTTTTATCACGGTGATATTGACGATGTGATACCGGTGACTTACTCGCGCGAAGCCTATGAGGCGTTGAAAAGCACTGGCAAGAAAGTAGAATACATAGAGTTCTACGGAGCTAATCACAACGCTTGGCACCCTGCTTTTAACACCAAAGACTTTTTAGAATGGAGTTTTAGGTAA
- a CDS encoding phosphinothricin acetyltransferase, with amino-acid sequence MYSVSPRTPEGGQAVKGDKPPPLHILCFRGAHTQLLLATFKGRN; translated from the coding sequence ATTTATTCGGTAAGCCCCCGAACCCCCGAAGGGGGACAAGCTGTAAAAGGAGACAAACCTCCGCCCTTACACATACTTTGCTTTCGTGGGGCACATACCCAGCTATTGCTGGCTACTTTCAAAGGGAGAAATTAG